One window of Toxotes jaculatrix isolate fToxJac2 chromosome 19, fToxJac2.pri, whole genome shotgun sequence genomic DNA carries:
- the LOC121200008 gene encoding transcription factor 7-like 1, which produces MYLCMFVSAVSKCAGGETSSEHGEPGSCWYDEWRGGVHVCHRWMCSCFCGPSTSKKRRCESQEKDNQPYIKKPPNAFMLFREEQRPNVVAELNIRDSATVNTVLGQRWNSLSKEEQAKYYVEAEKERRLHAQQFPEWSSRDNYGKKRKRQRSRAPTRAEASASKPLEVTQPAKKLCVAPEQMYSPLSTPPRLPSFTPPPPPPLPTTYP; this is translated from the exons atgtatttgtgcatgtttgtatcTGCAGTATCAAAATGTGCCGGTGGTGAGACTTCATCCGAGCACGGGGAACCTGGTTCCTGTTGGTATGAT GAATGGAGAGGTGGTGTACATGTTTGCCACAGATGGATGTGCTCCTGCTTTTGCGGCCCCTCCACATCAAA AAAGAGGAGGTGTGAGAGCCAGGAGAAAGACAATCAGCCCTACATCAAGAAGCCGCCCAATGCCTTCATGTTGTTCCGGGAGGAACAGCGACCAAACGTTGTGGCCGAACTGAACATCAGGGACAGTGCCACAGTAAACACTGTCCTTGGACAGAGG TGGAACTCTTTGTcgaaggaggagcaggccaaATATTATGTAGAGgctgaaaaggagaggaggctCCATGCTCAGCAATTCCCTGAGTGGTCCTCCAGGGACAATTAT ggcaaaaagaggaagaggcagaggagcagggCACCAACCAGGGCTGAAG catcTGCTTCTAAACCGCTGGAGGTCACACAGCCAGCCAAGAAGCTTTGTGTGGCACCAGAGCAGATGTACAGTCCCCTCTCTACACCACCTCGACTGCCCTCtttcacccccccaccaccaccaccacttcccACTACTTACCCC